The Thalassolituus oleivorans MIL-1 genome includes the window CATATCCCGTCTCTTCGGCGAGCGATTGCGACTCCTGAGCGTTGCTAATCAGCTGCAGCCCATCTCGAATCCACTGAATGGTCGCCCCAGCCATAAAAATGGAGCCTTCCAGGGCATACGTCACCTGACCATTTAGACGGTAGGCAACCGTTGTTAGCAGCCTATGTTCCGACATTAACGCCTGCTTGCCTGTGTTTAAGATCACAAAACAACCCGTTCCATACGTGCTCTTCGCCATGCCCTCACTAAAACAAGCCTGACCGATCAGCGCCGCTTGCTGATCCCCAGCAATGCCCGCAATCGTAATTTCGCCGCCAAACCAGTGTGCAGCGCTATGGCCAAACTCAGCTGCGCTATCTTTCACTTCTGGCAGCATTTGCCGCGGTACACGAAATAACGCTAGTAACTCCTCATCCCACTGCTGAGTATGGATATTAAACAACAAAGTACGCGAGGCATTGGTTGCGTCTGTTGCATGCACCGCGCCATCGGTTAAACGCCACAATAAATAGCTATCCACCGTACCAAAAAGTAAGTCACCGGCTTCAGCACGTACTCGAGCGCCTTCAACATTGTCTAAAATCCAAGCAATTTTGGTTGCGGAAAAATAAGGATCTGGAAGCAACCCCGTGAGCTCACGCAACATTTCGGTATGCTGCTGCAAAGGTAAACACTCGTCGGCCGTGCGGCGGTCTTGCCAAACAATCGCTCGATAGACAGGTTCTCCTGTATGGCGATCCCACACTAAAGTCGTTTCGCGCTGATTAGTAATACCAATCGCTGTTATGTCCGCAGCCTGGATACCCGCTTTCTCTATCGCCTCGCGGGCGCTATCTATAGTGGAATTCCATATATCCTGCGGTTCGTGCTCAACCCAGCCCGGATGAGGAAAATGCTGGGGAAACTCATGCTGCCCCGTCGCGACAATCTCACCTTGATGAGAAAACACGATGGCTCGACTACTTGTCGTACCTTGATCAAGACTTAGCAAATAGCTTGGCATGCAGCGCTCCTAGCAATCTTTTTATTTGAGTCACGAATATATCCGAATAGGTCAAAAATGCGGCATTTTAATGCCCATTGACTATAGTTTTAGTCATTATCAATAATGGTGGTACAAAGTAATGCGTAACAATCAGCCAGTAAACAACAACGAGGTATCCCTTAAGGACAATGCCTCGTTAGTTTCATCCACCAATCTAAAAGGTGTGATTACTCATTGTAACGATGCCTTCGTCAATATCAGTGGCTTCTCACATAATGAGCTCATTGGAGCTCCGCATAATCTGGTACGACATCCAGATATGCCCGAAGTCGCATTCTCGTCCATGTGGCAAACATTGAAATCGGGCCAACACTGGCTGGGGATGGTTAAAAACCGTACAAAAGATGGAGGATTTTATTGGGTCGATGCCTATGTCACTCCGCTACAAGACAATGGAGAAGTCATTGGTTATGAGTCCGTTCGAGTAAAACCCTCACGGGAACAAATCACACGAGCAGAAAAAGCTTATAAGACCCTACGTCAAAAACGCTCACCCTTCCCAATCGCTCATCGCTGGCGACCACTCATTCCGCAACTCGCTATATGGGGGGCATTGATCGCTGCAATGGCAGTTTTAAAAGCCGATTGGTTGGTTACCTCTGGAGCTTTAATCGCTGCTTTTGCCAGTATATTGATACAACGCCAGACTGAGCGAAAGCTTGGCATAGGTAGTACCAAAGTAATCAATGATGAACTAATGGCGTGGATTTATACCGGCCATTTCGGCAACCAAGGTGCCATTGAGTTTGCGCTATATGCTCAGCGCCGACGCCTACAAACTGTATTGGTGCGTATCGCCGATAATGCAGATCATCTAAAAAAAGCCACACTTACTACCCTCGACCTATCTGGCACCACGCTAAAGCGAGTAAAAGAACAGCACAGCCATACTCAGGCCGTAGGGAAAACCAGTCACCATATTCAAGCGATTGCAAAGCGGATTTTAGATAACAGTAATTCTTCGGCCGCCGCCTCCAGTAGTGCCAACACGACAGCCCAACAAGGGTTACACGACATGGGCGTTATGGTTACTCAAACGGAATCACTGCAAGGTGAGTTGCGGAGTACAGCGGAGGCGGTTTCGCGCTTAACGGCAGAAGTCCAAGCGGTTAATCGTTTTCTCCAAGCTATTAGTGATATTGCTGAACAAACCAACCTGCTGGCATTAAATGCTGCAATTGAAGCGGCTCGCGCTGGTGATCAAGGCCGAGGATTCGCGGTAGTTGCTGATGAAGTACGCAATCTAGCGCGGCGAACACAAGAATCTGCAGCCGAAATTCAAACAATTGTGAATGGCCTGAATCAGCATAGTGAATTTGCAGTAGAAGCGATGAAACAAGGCGAACAGTCGACCGACCATACCCTAGAGTTAGCGCAGAAAATCACCGATGTATTTGCCAACATCCGCTCGGGACTTAATGATATCAAGCATATAACCGACACCAATCGCGACTCTGTTGATGAACAAAGTCGCTCGGCAGAAAGTATTCACAACAATCTTTCTCAGCTAGAAGCCCTAGCACAAGATGCAGAGTCGCTTGCTGGAGGAATGAATAAAGAGTGTGACAACCTCGCTCTTCTTATGAACGATCAAAATCAGATTATTCATCGCTTCCAGCAAGGTATATGAAGGATTAACATAGGCAACTATCCATTGGTTGAATTTAACTCAAGAAGTTTCTTATGCTCGATATCCGACATCTGCGCACCCTCGCTGCTTTACGAGACGGTGGAAGCCTAGTGGAAGCTGCACGTCGTATGCATCTCACGCAATCGGCACTCTCCCATCAATTAAAAGATCTGGAAGAGCGACTCAACAGCCCGCTCTTTGAGCGTAAAAGTAAACCTCTCCGCTTTACCCGGGCAGGCCTTGAGCTACTGCAGCTAGCAGATAAGGTTCTCCCGCTCATTAGCCAAACTGAACGTAACCTGCAAAAACTGGCCAGTGGCCATAGTGGGCGCTTACATATGGCCATTGAGTGCCATAGTTGCTTTGATTGGTTAATGCCCGCCATTAATCGTTTTCGAGATCATTGGCCCGAAGTCGAAATTGACTTCAGCACTAGCTTTCATTTCGAACCCATTCCAGCGTTGATTCGCGGCGATATTGATCTTGTCGTAACTTCAGATCCAGCTCCTCATGCCGACATTCACTATCAACCGCTATTTCGCTACCAATCGGTTTTGGCCCTTGCGAACCAACATCGTTTGATTGCAGAAGCATTTGTGAAACCAGAAGATTTACGTGAAGAAACACTTATTCACTACCCTGTTGATCGCCGTCGCTTAGATATTTTTGAATATTTTTTAAGTCCAATGGGCATCGAACCGCAATCGACTCGGCAAACAGAATTAACGCTGATGATGATTCAATTGGTGGCTAGTGGTCGAGGTGTAGCGTGTTTGCCAAGCTGGGCATTACAGCCTTACTTAGATAGCAAACTCGTCACCGCAAGGCCGTTAGGCGTCGATGGGGTCTGGCCAACACTGTATGCGGCGGTGCGTAAAGACCAGCAAGATACGCATTATATGCGTGATTTTTTGCAGCAAGCCCTAGATAGTTGCTTTAGTAATTTACCCGGCATTTTACCCGTCGCCTTATAAATTTTAGGCGAAAAAAAAGGGCTCAAAAATTGAGCCCCAAAGTAAACGACTACGGAGTGTCGCTACATTCTCACCACGTCTCCAAAGGATACGTGCGACTATATTGGCCTGATCTAACACGTTCGTCTGTTGCAAGTACGTAGCGTTATGTAACTACTTGTAAGCATAAAGTGCTAGATTTAATCGTCACTCATATTGAGTACGCGGCCAAATTAAACTAAATTTCGCACCACCTAAACGCTCACTGCGACTCACCATGGCGCGACCGCCATGCCAATAGACGATACGTCTCACAATAGATAAACCCAAACCGTAACCACCAGAAGCTCGAGTTCGGCTGTCGTCTAATCGCGCGAATGCGGTAAATACGCGATCCCAATCTTCCTCTGGAATACCCGGGCCGTCATCCTCTACATCCACACGGCAAGTATCTCCGCTGATGTTGCAGGTCACTTCGACACGAGTTGCAGCGTAACGCCCAGCGTTACCTACCAAGTTCTGAATCGCGCGATGGATGTAGCGAGATTCAACATCGGATTGCAGACTATTTTTTGGATCACCGCCGTTGTAGCCAACCGTAACATGAGAAGGTGGTCGCGCCTCGGTAACAACTTGAACTGCCAATGCAGCAACGTTAGTACGCTGGAAGTCGAGTAACGGACCGCCCTCTTCCAGCCGCGCATAGGTGAGAATTTCATCAATCAATTCATCCAGCTCTTGAATATCTGAATCCATACCGCTTAGTTGTTTACTAACAAACGGATCGTCGGGCACCGAATCTTCAATAATTTGCACACCAAAGCGAATACGGGCAACGGGCGTGCGCAACTCATGCGATACCGCTCGTACCATTTCTCGCTGAATCGAAATGAGGCGCTGTATGTGCTCTGCCATCTTGTTAAAAGACTGACCTAGCCTACTTACTGGATCTTTGCCGCTAATTGCCACACGAGCGTTGAGGTGTCCCTGAGCAAGACGCGTGGTGGCCTGCTCTAACTTGCGCAAACGCATTTCAAAAGAATTCACCACCCAGTAGACGCCTAAACCAATCAGCAAGATACCAATGGACGCGATCACCACAATGGCTTGCCAAGAATACGGATCAAAGGCATCAATCGGACCTAGCCGCAACGCTTTAGCTTGACCCGGTATTTTGGCCAGCGCTTCGGCACGATTGCCCTCGATAGATATGCGCACCAAAACATCGCCATATTGCATACGCGCAAAATCAGCGTCAGACAAAAACAATTCATTAATGTCGATTGTCGATAACGGAAAGCCAAATAGCGGCCGCATCTTCACTAAGAAATCATCAATGCTCTCACCGCTGCGCTGCCAATCTTCCAAGATTAAATACGCTGTCGCCTGCGCTTGCACTTCAGTAACCGTATTTAGACTCACATCTAGCCACTGATTTCCGGGCATCCGTCGTAATACATGTGCAGTTCGACCATCACTACTGGTGGTAATCAATACCTGACCACGATCCAAACGCGTGCGCTCGTATGAATCTTTCGGTCCCTGCTCATCAGGAAGAATACGAATATCCGCGTCAAAACGCGCAGATAGCTCCGCCAATGAATCAGGATCATTGTGCAATCGTTGAGCAAGAAGAACGAGACTGCCACTGACAATCTCTTCATTGAATTGTGCAGAACGCACAAAGTTAACCAGCTGAAGAGCTGCCATGCATAATATGGCAACCATCAGCAGGGCCCCTAACAGACCCGCGTAAACCCGAATAAATATAGCCGCATCCCCCGGCGATCAGATTTCTTTGACGAACAAATATCCCTTACTACGTACCGTCTTGATACGCTTAGGATTCATGGGATCGTCACCAACCTTGGGGCGAATGCGCGATACCCTAACGTCAATCGAACGATCCTGTCCGTCGTATTCAATACCACGTAGCTGGTTGAAAATTTCTTCACGAGTGAGCACTTTACCGGCGCTACTACTTAACAACCAGAGTAAATCGAACTCGGCACTGGTTAGGTCAATGCTTTGTCCTTCCAGCCACGCTTCTCGCATCGCACTATCAACAACCAAATTACCGAATGTCAGACGATTCTCCGAACCACTAACCGCCACTTCTTCATCTGGACCATCCGTTACACGACGTAACAAAGCTCGAATACGGGCCAGCAATACTCTTGGCCGCACCGGCTTAGCAACGTAATCGTCGGCTCCCATCTCTAAACCCAATACCTGATCTAGATCTTCAGTGCGAGCCGTCAACATCAAGATTGGCCCCTTATAGTAAGGACGTACTATGCGGCAAACCGCCAGTCCATCTTCACCTGGCAACATCAAATCCAAAACCACAAGATCTGGCTGTTCCGTTTTAATGCGCTCAATAGCGCGACTGCCGTCACCTTCTATCGAAACTTTTAGTCCGTTGCTCTCTAAATAATCTTTAGTCAGCGCAGCTAGACGCTCATCGTCTTCGACAATAAGAATTCGCCAATTTTCTTCTGGGTTATGACCGCTTTCATGTTTCAACATGGACAAGTACCGTTCCTTTCTCTCTGCTACCCGTTAAAGGCACCTGTACTAACTTTAGACGTTGTTACGCAATGTTGCACAGTAACTTCTGCATTGTTCCGGTTACCCGAGCAAATGTCTGTAAATTCTCGTAACTCACTGGCCATCACGCCTGTGGAAAAGCATCCCGAAGGTGTCCACCACCTACACACAAGTTATCCACACCTGACAATGTAATAACCCCAACATCTTGGGGTTGAATTCCCCTAGTCACCGCATTATCTTGTGGGTCAGTAAAAAATCCACCGTTAAGTCAGATACTTAGAACGTCTCCTAACCGATGTTGAGCGCAAGCGTCAAGCATTATTAGAAAGACGCAGACATCAGGGATAGATGGAGTAGCTTCCCCTTGAATACAGGCACACAAAACATGAACAGCGCGCTAAACGTCAGCAAACGCGACGGTCGAAAAGAAACCTTGGATCTCGATAAGATTCACAAAGTTGTCACTTGGGCTGCAGAAGGCCTCGACCGTGTGTCCGTATCAGAAGTTGAATTGAAGGCACACCTTCAATTTTTCGACGGCATTCAGACAGGTGAAATTCACGAAACCCTGATCAAAGCCGCAGCGGATCTTATTTCCGAAGAGGCACCAGATTACCAATATCTGGCTGCACGCTTGAATATCTTCCACTTACGCAAGAAAGCGTACGGCCAGTTTGAGCCACCGACTTTGCTTGATCACGTCACACGCATGGTGGAAGACGAACGTTACGATCGTCACTTGCTGGAAGACTATAGCGCCGAAGAATTTGCAGCGATGGATGCCTTCATTGATCACAGTCGTGACATGAATTTTAGCTACGCTGCTGTCAAACAGCTTGAAGGCAAATATTTAGTTCAAAACCGTGTGACTGGAAAAGTTTACGAAAGTGCGCAGTTTTTATATGTATTGATAGCTGCCTGCTTGTTCTCGTCGTACGACAAAGAACGCCGTTTGGACTACATCAAACGCTTCTACGATGCGACATCATTATTTAAAATTTCGTTGCCGACGCCCATTATGGCCGGTGTGCGCACACCGACTCGTCAGTTCAGTTCGTGTGTATTGATCGAAGCAGGCGATAGCTTAGATTCCATTAACGCTACTGCCGCAGCCATTGTGAAATATGTATCGCAACGCGCCGGTATCGGTATCAATGGTGGACGCATTCGCGCTCTAGGTAGCCCGATTCGTGGCGGCGAGGCCTTCCACACTGGCTGCATTCCATTCTACAAACACTTCCAAACAGCGGTTAAATCGTGTTCGCAAGGTGGTGTTCGTGGTGGCGCGGCAACCCTGTTCTACCCTATGTGGCACTATGAAGTTGAAAACCTTCTGGTATTGAAGAACAACCGAGGTGTTGAAGAAAACCGCGTCCGTCATCTTGATTACGGCGTGCAGATCAACAAACTCATGTACGAACGCTTAATCAAAAACGGCAACATCACCCTGTTCTCGCCATCCGACGTACCAGGGTTATACGACGCTTTCTTTGAAGACCAAGCCTTGTTTGAACAGCTTTATACCAAGTACGAAGCTGACGCCAATATTCGCAAGCAAACGATGAAAGCCGTCGACTTGTTCTCAAGCATGATGCAAGAGCGCGCCAGCACGGGCCGAATCTATATTCAAAACGTCGATCACTGTAATACTCATAGCCCGTTTAATCCGAAGAAAGCACCGGTACGTCAATCCAACCTGTGTTTAGAAATCGCATTACCGACTAAGCCACTGAATGATATCAACGACGAAAGTGGTGAAATTGCACTGTGTACCCTAGCTGCATTTAACTTAGGTACGCTGACCAACTTAGACGAATTAGAAGATTTATCTGATCTGGTTGTCCGGGCTCTAGATAGCTTGCTGACTTACCAAGATTACCCGGTAGCCGCCGCTAAACGCGCCAGTCTATCGCGCCGCACATTGGGTGTTGGTGTGATCAACTACGCCTACTACTTGGCGAAAAATGGTGTTAAGTACTCAGATGGCAGCGCCAATGGTTTAACGCATCGTGCCTTTGAAGCCATACAGTATTGGCTGCTACGCGCTTCCAACAAATTGGCGCAAGAGCAAGGCGCTTGTGAAGCCTTTGACGACACAACCTACGCTCAAGGCCTGTTACCTATCGACACCTACAAGAAAGACGTTGATAAGTTCTGTACAGAGCCATTGCACTACGATTGGGAAGCTCTGCGTTCCGATATTCAAAAATACGGCTTACGCAACTCAACGCTAACAGCATTGATGCCGTCAGAAACATCGTCGCAGATTAGTAACGCGACCAACGGTATCGAACCGCCACGCGGATATATCAGCGTAAAGCAAAGCAAAGATGGTATCCTCAAGCAAGTTGTTCCTGAGTTCGATCGTCTTAAGGGCGAATACGAATTGTTGTGGAAAATTCCAAACAACCAAGGTTACCTAGAGCTAGTTGGTATTATGCAAAAATTCGTCGATCAGGCGATTTCAGCAAACACCAACTACGACCCTACTCGCTTCGGCGGCAAAGTACCGATGCAGCAGTTACTGAAAGATTTGCTGACGGCTTATCGTAATGGCTTAAAGACTTTGTACTATCACAACACCCGTGACGGTATGGAAGATCCTCAGCAAGACGCGATTGCAGAAGACGATGATTGCGCCGGTGGCGCGTGTAAAATTTAATTTGTGTTCTGCTCGGCATCACACTCTGTGTTTGCCGAGCAGAGTGTGAAAACTATTTTTAAACGGCCCCCTTTTTTATGGGCCCGACATTAAGAGACTGATACCGGGTATGGCTTACACCACCTTTAATCGCAACGAATTTGATACGTTCGCTCAACCGATGTTTTTCGGAGAACACGTCAACGTTGCTCGCTACGATCAGCAGAAACACAAAATTTTTGAAAGTCTGATTGAAAAGCAATTGTCGTTCTTTTGGCGTCCTGAAGAAGTCGATTTAACCAGCGACCGCAAAGACTTTGTCGATTTGCCGGACCACGAAAAG containing:
- the nrdA gene encoding class 1a ribonucleoside-diphosphate reductase subunit alpha, producing the protein MNSALNVSKRDGRKETLDLDKIHKVVTWAAEGLDRVSVSEVELKAHLQFFDGIQTGEIHETLIKAAADLISEEAPDYQYLAARLNIFHLRKKAYGQFEPPTLLDHVTRMVEDERYDRHLLEDYSAEEFAAMDAFIDHSRDMNFSYAAVKQLEGKYLVQNRVTGKVYESAQFLYVLIAACLFSSYDKERRLDYIKRFYDATSLFKISLPTPIMAGVRTPTRQFSSCVLIEAGDSLDSINATAAAIVKYVSQRAGIGINGGRIRALGSPIRGGEAFHTGCIPFYKHFQTAVKSCSQGGVRGGAATLFYPMWHYEVENLLVLKNNRGVEENRVRHLDYGVQINKLMYERLIKNGNITLFSPSDVPGLYDAFFEDQALFEQLYTKYEADANIRKQTMKAVDLFSSMMQERASTGRIYIQNVDHCNTHSPFNPKKAPVRQSNLCLEIALPTKPLNDINDESGEIALCTLAAFNLGTLTNLDELEDLSDLVVRALDSLLTYQDYPVAAAKRASLSRRTLGVGVINYAYYLAKNGVKYSDGSANGLTHRAFEAIQYWLLRASNKLAQEQGACEAFDDTTYAQGLLPIDTYKKDVDKFCTEPLHYDWEALRSDIQKYGLRNSTLTALMPSETSSQISNATNGIEPPRGYISVKQSKDGILKQVVPEFDRLKGEYELLWKIPNNQGYLELVGIMQKFVDQAISANTNYDPTRFGGKVPMQQLLKDLLTAYRNGLKTLYYHNTRDGMEDPQQDAIAEDDDCAGGACKI
- a CDS encoding response regulator, translated to MLKHESGHNPEENWRILIVEDDERLAALTKDYLESNGLKVSIEGDGSRAIERIKTEQPDLVVLDLMLPGEDGLAVCRIVRPYYKGPILMLTARTEDLDQVLGLEMGADDYVAKPVRPRVLLARIRALLRRVTDGPDEEVAVSGSENRLTFGNLVVDSAMREAWLEGQSIDLTSAEFDLLWLLSSSAGKVLTREEIFNQLRGIEYDGQDRSIDVRVSRIRPKVGDDPMNPKRIKTVRSKGYLFVKEI
- a CDS encoding methyl-accepting chemotaxis protein, whose amino-acid sequence is MRNNQPVNNNEVSLKDNASLVSSTNLKGVITHCNDAFVNISGFSHNELIGAPHNLVRHPDMPEVAFSSMWQTLKSGQHWLGMVKNRTKDGGFYWVDAYVTPLQDNGEVIGYESVRVKPSREQITRAEKAYKTLRQKRSPFPIAHRWRPLIPQLAIWGALIAAMAVLKADWLVTSGALIAAFASILIQRQTERKLGIGSTKVINDELMAWIYTGHFGNQGAIEFALYAQRRRLQTVLVRIADNADHLKKATLTTLDLSGTTLKRVKEQHSHTQAVGKTSHHIQAIAKRILDNSNSSAAASSSANTTAQQGLHDMGVMVTQTESLQGELRSTAEAVSRLTAEVQAVNRFLQAISDIAEQTNLLALNAAIEAARAGDQGRGFAVVADEVRNLARRTQESAAEIQTIVNGLNQHSEFAVEAMKQGEQSTDHTLELAQKITDVFANIRSGLNDIKHITDTNRDSVDEQSRSAESIHNNLSQLEALAQDAESLAGGMNKECDNLALLMNDQNQIIHRFQQGI
- a CDS encoding ATP-binding protein; the encoded protein is MVAILCMAALQLVNFVRSAQFNEEIVSGSLVLLAQRLHNDPDSLAELSARFDADIRILPDEQGPKDSYERTRLDRGQVLITTSSDGRTAHVLRRMPGNQWLDVSLNTVTEVQAQATAYLILEDWQRSGESIDDFLVKMRPLFGFPLSTIDINELFLSDADFARMQYGDVLVRISIEGNRAEALAKIPGQAKALRLGPIDAFDPYSWQAIVVIASIGILLIGLGVYWVVNSFEMRLRKLEQATTRLAQGHLNARVAISGKDPVSRLGQSFNKMAEHIQRLISIQREMVRAVSHELRTPVARIRFGVQIIEDSVPDDPFVSKQLSGMDSDIQELDELIDEILTYARLEEGGPLLDFQRTNVAALAVQVVTEARPPSHVTVGYNGGDPKNSLQSDVESRYIHRAIQNLVGNAGRYAATRVEVTCNISGDTCRVDVEDDGPGIPEEDWDRVFTAFARLDDSRTRASGGYGLGLSIVRRIVYWHGGRAMVSRSERLGGAKFSLIWPRTQYE
- the glpK gene encoding glycerol kinase GlpK, with translation MPSYLLSLDQGTTSSRAIVFSHQGEIVATGQHEFPQHFPHPGWVEHEPQDIWNSTIDSAREAIEKAGIQAADITAIGITNQRETTLVWDRHTGEPVYRAIVWQDRRTADECLPLQQHTEMLRELTGLLPDPYFSATKIAWILDNVEGARVRAEAGDLLFGTVDSYLLWRLTDGAVHATDATNASRTLLFNIHTQQWDEELLALFRVPRQMLPEVKDSAAEFGHSAAHWFGGEITIAGIAGDQQAALIGQACFSEGMAKSTYGTGCFVILNTGKQALMSEHRLLTTVAYRLNGQVTYALEGSIFMAGATIQWIRDGLQLISNAQESQSLAEETGYDNPVYMVPAFAGLGAPYWDPDARGAILGLSRDTGIKEIVTAGLQAVCYQTRDLLDAMAGDGVRPAELRVDGGMVVNDWLVQCLADISGVPISRPKVTETTALGAAFLAGLQTGVFNSLDDVSQLWVHERAFIPELDVTTRERLYQGWQSAVKRVCKVE
- a CDS encoding LysR family transcriptional regulator, which produces MLDIRHLRTLAALRDGGSLVEAARRMHLTQSALSHQLKDLEERLNSPLFERKSKPLRFTRAGLELLQLADKVLPLISQTERNLQKLASGHSGRLHMAIECHSCFDWLMPAINRFRDHWPEVEIDFSTSFHFEPIPALIRGDIDLVVTSDPAPHADIHYQPLFRYQSVLALANQHRLIAEAFVKPEDLREETLIHYPVDRRRLDIFEYFLSPMGIEPQSTRQTELTLMMIQLVASGRGVACLPSWALQPYLDSKLVTARPLGVDGVWPTLYAAVRKDQQDTHYMRDFLQQALDSCFSNLPGILPVAL